Genomic DNA from Mycolicibacterium helvum:
AGTGCATCAGGGTCTGCATATCGCCGACGGCGTGGTGCCACGAGAAACCGATCGCCGTTGCGTCATCCGCGAGTCGGGTGACACGCACCCGGCACACCGGACCCCATCCCCATCGTGCGATGGCGCCGTTCACGGGGTCGACAAGCCAGATCCCGGTGTCGTCCACAGTCGAGCGGATGGCCTCCTCGAGGGTGCGATCCGAGGACACCACCGTGAACGGCACACCCTGGCCCCTGCACCGGATTCCCATCCTCCCTCTGGCCAGAGTCATTCGTCCGGCGAAAATCGGCAGCACGGTGAGGGCGTGCGCAAATGCCCGGGCAAGGGCGGTGGTCTCAAGCGGTCGCTCGAAGAAGAAGACCATGTGGGTCGCCAGGTTCGCGACGATGACATCTCCGACATTGCAACGAATGTCGAGCGGCTGTGCGCGCGACGGCTTGATCAGTTGGGTCGACACGATCGCTACCCCCGACGGCTGACCACGATGCGCCCGCCGAGCTTCGGGACACGGGCGATTCCCCGGAAATGCGACTTCTCATCGGCCGCGGCATCGGTGTGGATGCGGAAGTTCTGCAACACAGTCCTCAGCACGATGTCCATTTCGGCGGTGGCGTAGTCAGCGCCGAGGCACCGCCGCGTTCCACCACCGAACGCCAGCCATGCTGCCGGCGGTTTGGCAGAGCGGAAGCGGTGCGGGTCAAAGCGTTCCGGATTCGCAAAGACGTCCGGATTGTCGTGGAGATCGGCGATGCGCACCAGCACCGTGCGCCCGTGCGGAATGTGCCACTCGCCGAGGCCGAAGCCCGGTGAGGTGACCCGGCGACCGGCCACGTCGATGACGGTTCGGCTTCGCAACACCTCCGCAATCGTGGCCCGCCGGAAGTCGCGGCCCCCTTCATCGACCTCTCGCACCAGTTCTGCGAGGACTTCTGGATGACGTCGCAACCGTTCGAACACCCAACTGAGTGCCGAGGCCGTGGTTTCATGGCCCGCACCGATCAGCGTCAACAGCTCGTCGCCGATGTCGGACGGCGGCATGGCACTTTCGCCGACGCTCCGGCTGCGCACCAACAGCGCCAAGACGTCCGTCCGCTCACCGAGACCCGGATCGGCCTCGGCGCGAGCGATGAGCGTGCGTACGATTCGGTCAAATTCCATTCGGAATTCGTCCAGCCTGGCCCACGGGCTGTGCCGCCTGGCCCAGATGGGCGCCGCCGGCACGAATGCCATCAGCTGACCGAGTCTCATGTAGGGCGGAACGATATCGCGCAGCGTCTCCAGTTCAGCGCTATCGGAGCCGAAGATGGTATGCAGAATCACGTTCAAAGTGATCCTGTTCATCGGTTCGAGTGTCCGAAACTCCTTGCCCTCAGGCCAGTTCGTGCCTTCCCGGACTGTCTCGTCCTCAACGATGCGCATGTGGCCGTTGAGGTTGCGACCGTGGAGTGCGGGAGCAAGCAGCCGACGCCGGCTGCGATGCGAAACGCCGTCGAGCCCGAACACCGACCCGGGCCCGAACCAATTGCCGAGGTTCGGCTGCACGTTACGAAGCTCTTCGGTGCTCGCGGCACACACCGACCGCACCAGGGCAGGATCAGAAACCACGACGGATCGTCCGAACAGCGGAACATTGATTTCGAAGACGCGCCCGTGCCGCTTGATCCAGCCGCGCATCGCCGCACCACGAAATGCGGCGAATTCCACCCCCTGCACCAGCTTTGGTGAGCGCACTCGCGGCGGGCTCAACCTCGACGGTGTCAGTGTTTCGTGCGGGTCAGCAAGGGCCACAGGCGAATTGTCACTCGCGTACGGCGCAACCACCTCGGTAGTGCACTACTGCAATCCGCTAGTCGGCGGCCAGTATGCAGAACTCGTTGCCCTCGGGGTCGGCGAGCACCACCCAGCTCTGCTCGCCCTGACCGATGTCGACGGGGCGCGCCCCCAGCGCCAGCATGCGGTCGACCTCGGCCTGCTGATCGTCGGGCGTGAAGTCAAAATGGATGCGGTTCTTGATGATTTTGGCATCGGGGACCGCCAAGAACAGCCAGTCCGGTCCGGCGCCGGCAGGTGCACGCAACGCCACGTCCCCGTCCTCGGTCGGCTCGGCCGGCCAGCCCAGCACTGTCGACCACCACGAGGAGAGCACATGGATGTCGTGAGCGTCGATGCAGACTTCGCTGAATCTGAGTGTCACTTCATGAGCTCCTTTTTCACCACTTTGCCCATCGCGTTGCGCGGCAGCGAATCGACCAGCCGCACCTCTCGCGGTCGCTTGTGGATCGAAAGCTGTTCGGCCACATACGCAATCAGTTCGTCCGGTTTGGCGTCGCCGACCACGAACGCGACGATGCGCTGACCGAGATCGGCGTCGGGCAGCCCCACCACCGCGACCTCATCGACCCCGGGATGACCCATCAGCACCGTCTCGACCTCACCCGCACCAATCCGGAAGCCACCGGACTTGATCAAGTCCACCGACTCACGCCCGACGATGCGGTGCATACCGCCGTCGTCGATGACGGCGGCATCCCCGGTGCGATACCACCCGTCGGGGTCGAACGACTCGGCCGTGGCATCGGGCCTGTTCAGGTAGCCGTCGAACAATGTGGGCGCCTTAAGGTGAAGACTGCCAATGGTTTCCCCGTCATTCTCGGCGACCGACCCGTCCTCGCGCACCAGCCGGGTCTGCACCCCGGCCAACGGCAGGCCGACCCATCCGGGCCTGCGTTCGCCGTCCGCCCGGGTGCTCAGCGTGATCAGCGACTCGGTGCTGCCGTATCGCTCGACGGGCAGGTGGCCAGTCAGTTCGGCAAGCCGGCTGAACACCGGCACGGGCAGCGGCGCGCTGCCCGACACCAGCAGCCGCGCCGACGCCAGCGCGGTGGCAGCCTCGGTGTCGGCCGCCACCCGCGACCAGACCGTCGGGACCGCGAAATACAAACTTCCACCAGCGCCGGCGTAACCGGCCGGGGTGGGTTTTCCGGTGTGCACGAAGCGGTTTCCCACCCGCAGCGACCCGAGCAACCCCAGGATCAGGCCGTGGACGTGGAACAGCGGCAGCCCGTGCACCAGGGTGTCGTCCGGGCTCCACTGCCAGGCCTGAGCCAGCGCGTCGATGTCGGCGGCGATCGCGCCCCGGCTGATCAGCACCCCCTTGGGCAGGCCAGTGGTGCCGGAGGTGTACATCACCATGGCGGTGGCATGCGGCGGTGACTCGGGATAGCGATGCCACGATCGGGCGTGCAGCCGCACCGGCACGTGCGGCAGGCCGCCGAGGTCAGCGGGCTGCTCCCCCAGCCAGGCCTGGGCACCGGAATCGGTCAGGATGTGCGCGCGTTCGGCGACCCCGACGTCGGCGGGCACCGGCACGAATGGCACCCCGGCGATCAGGCAGCCGGTGACGGCGAGCACGGTCGTCGCGGTGGGAGTGGCGAGCACGGCCACCCGGCCGGCGCCGCCGACCCGCTCGGCCACCGACGTGGCCGCACCGACGAGATCACTACGAGACAACACGGCGCCGTCGATGCGCACGGCGTCGCCGATATCGGCTCCGGCGGCGACAGCGGCCGGATTCAGGGAGGCCAGCAACACGCCAGCGACGCTACCGAAGATACTGGCGTGGTGAAGCCCATCACCCAGGTCTCGTCGCGCGAGGTGTACCGCAACAACTGGATGACCGTGCGTGAGGACAGCATTCGACGGCAGGACGGCTCGGCCGGCATCTACGGCGTCGTCGACAAGCCCGACTACGCACTGATCATCGCCGTCGACGGCACTCGGGTGGGGTTGGTGGAGCAGTACCGGTATCCGCTGGGCGAACGTCGCTGGGAGTTCCCGCAGGGCACCGCCCCGGACCGGGCGGACGTCGAGCCGACTGAACTCGCGATCCGCGAGCTGCGCGAGGAGACCGGCCTGACCGCGGGTTCGTTCGTGGTTCTCGGCCGTCTGGACATCGCCGCGGGCATGAGCAGCCAGCGGGGGTGGGTGTTCCTGGCCACCGATATCACCGCAGGTGAACCCGAGCGCGAGCACGAAGAGCAGGACATGCACTTCGAGTGGT
This window encodes:
- a CDS encoding NUDIX domain-containing protein → MTVREDSIRRQDGSAGIYGVVDKPDYALIIAVDGTRVGLVEQYRYPLGERRWEFPQGTAPDRADVEPTELAIRELREETGLTAGSFVVLGRLDIAAGMSSQRGWVFLATDITAGEPEREHEEQDMHFEWFERSRFEEMVRTGEITDAQSIAAYGQLLLRERFEY
- a CDS encoding acyl-CoA synthetase, which produces MLLASLNPAAVAAGADIGDAVRIDGAVLSRSDLVGAATSVAERVGGAGRVAVLATPTATTVLAVTGCLIAGVPFVPVPADVGVAERAHILTDSGAQAWLGEQPADLGGLPHVPVRLHARSWHRYPESPPHATAMVMYTSGTTGLPKGVLISRGAIAADIDALAQAWQWSPDDTLVHGLPLFHVHGLILGLLGSLRVGNRFVHTGKPTPAGYAGAGGSLYFAVPTVWSRVAADTEAATALASARLLVSGSAPLPVPVFSRLAELTGHLPVERYGSTESLITLSTRADGERRPGWVGLPLAGVQTRLVREDGSVAENDGETIGSLHLKAPTLFDGYLNRPDATAESFDPDGWYRTGDAAVIDDGGMHRIVGRESVDLIKSGGFRIGAGEVETVLMGHPGVDEVAVVGLPDADLGQRIVAFVVGDAKPDELIAYVAEQLSIHKRPREVRLVDSLPRNAMGKVVKKELMK
- a CDS encoding cytochrome P450: MALADPHETLTPSRLSPPRVRSPKLVQGVEFAAFRGAAMRGWIKRHGRVFEINVPLFGRSVVVSDPALVRSVCAASTEELRNVQPNLGNWFGPGSVFGLDGVSHRSRRRLLAPALHGRNLNGHMRIVEDETVREGTNWPEGKEFRTLEPMNRITLNVILHTIFGSDSAELETLRDIVPPYMRLGQLMAFVPAAPIWARRHSPWARLDEFRMEFDRIVRTLIARAEADPGLGERTDVLALLVRSRSVGESAMPPSDIGDELLTLIGAGHETTASALSWVFERLRRHPEVLAELVREVDEGGRDFRRATIAEVLRSRTVIDVAGRRVTSPGFGLGEWHIPHGRTVLVRIADLHDNPDVFANPERFDPHRFRSAKPPAAWLAFGGGTRRCLGADYATAEMDIVLRTVLQNFRIHTDAAADEKSHFRGIARVPKLGGRIVVSRRG
- a CDS encoding VOC family protein, coding for MTLRFSEVCIDAHDIHVLSSWWSTVLGWPAEPTEDGDVALRAPAGAGPDWLFLAVPDAKIIKNRIHFDFTPDDQQAEVDRMLALGARPVDIGQGEQSWVVLADPEGNEFCILAAD